The stretch of DNA TACCACATGCAGATCATGGAGGGCGACCTGATCGCCGGCCTCGGAAGGCTCCTGCCTCGCATCGGTCACATCCAATTCGCCGACAACCCCGGCCGCCACCAGCCTGGTACGGGTGAGATCAACTTTCCGGCTGTCTTTGCCGCCATCGACGACGGTGGCTATAAGGGCTTCGTCGGCGCCGAGTACGACCCCTTGGGCACCAGCGAGGACAGCCTCGGCTGGCTCGAACCCTACCGATGACAAATGCTAACAGGACCAAAAAATGTCGTGGCAACCCGAAGTCGAGAACATCCTAAAGAAGCGTGAGCTGGCCAAGCAATTGGGCGGTGCCGAGGCGGTCGAGCGCCAGCACCAGCGCGGCCGCCTGACCATCCGCGAGCGCATCGACGCCCTGGTCGATGAGGGATCGTTTCAGGAGCAGGGCGAGGCGGCAGGGTCCAG from Alphaproteobacteria bacterium encodes:
- a CDS encoding TIM barrel protein, which translates into the protein YHMQIMEGDLIAGLGRLLPRIGHIQFADNPGRHQPGTGEINFPAVFAAIDDGGYKGFVGAEYDPLGTSEDSLGWLEPYR